A window of Salvelinus alpinus chromosome 31, SLU_Salpinus.1, whole genome shotgun sequence contains these coding sequences:
- the LOC139561127 gene encoding RNA-binding protein 4.1-like, protein MVKIFIGNVPREADKDEIQALFSQYGAVTECAIVKNFAFVHMDDRKSATKAIRSLHLYKLHGTAINVEASRGKNQGAVKLHVTNVEKGNDDELRTLFEEYGTVSECAIVKNFAFVHMDNSDEALDAIKGLDNVEFQGKRIHVQISKSRPRYEEEEDYPPPQRGGYWPPRGYPGERHDPPPPSYLRGRHPPPHHGYPAPPPPPPPPRRAPYPERAYERERESYAVVDYYEKYRARPAAYGIMSYDERRVGSLPPPPPPPSSMVRERFMASGLDPYERRPLPPPPSAYYARDRSPIRRAPPPPMPPAGNGYSYERSRLSPVSRPAMYNLPRTRDPYADRLPPPPPARYY, encoded by the exons ATGGTCAAGATCTTCATTGGGAATGTCCCTCGGGAGGCAGACAAGGATGAAATTCAGGCGCTCTTCTCACAGTACGGTGCCGTCACAGAATGCGCTATCGTCAAGAATTTTGCATTCGTCCACATGGATGACCGTAAGTCTGCCACCAAAGCCATCCGCAGCCTGCACCTCTACAAGCTGCATGGCACGGCGATAAACGTTGAGGCTAGTCGCGGGAAGAACCAGGGAGCTGTCAAACTCCACGTGACAAACGTGGAGAAGGGCAACGATGATGAGCTCCGCACTTTGTTCGAGGAGTATGGCACAGTCTCTGAATGTGCTATTGTCAAAAACTTCGCGTTTGTGCACATGGACAACTCCGACGAAGCTTTGGATGCCATCAAGGGATTAGACAACGTTGAATTCCAGG GGAAACGTATCCATGTTCAGATATCAAAGAGCCGTCCCAGGTACGAGGAGGAAGAAGACTACCCCCCACCTCAAAGGGGGGGATACTGGCCCCCCCGTGGCTACCCCGGGGAGAGGCATGATCCTCCACCCCCTAGCTATCTAAGAGGTCGTCACCCACCCCCTCATCACGGGTACCCTgccccccctccaccaccccctcccCCTAGACGAGCCCCTTACCCAGAGCGTGCTTATGAGCGCGAGAGGGAGAGCTATGCCGTGGTGGATTACTATGAGAAATACAGGGCTCGCCCTGCCGCTTACGGCATAATGTCCTATGATGAGAGGCGTGTAGGCTccttaccccctcctcccccgcccccctcttCCATGGTCAGGGAGCGTTTCATGGCCTCTGGCCTCGATCCATATGAGCGtcgccccctccctcctcccccgtcTGCGTACTACGCCAGGGACCGTAGTCCCATTCGGAGGGCCCCTCCTCCCCCCATGCCCCCCGCCGGTAACGGTTACTCCTATGAGCGTTCCCGACTCTCCCCCGTCTCTCGGCCCGCGATGTACAACCTACCACGTACCAGGGACCCCTACGCCGACAGGTTGCCGCCGCCGCCACCGGCCCGCTATTACTAA